Proteins encoded by one window of Lathyrus oleraceus cultivar Zhongwan6 chromosome 1, CAAS_Psat_ZW6_1.0, whole genome shotgun sequence:
- the LOC127073884 gene encoding dihydrolipoyl dehydrogenase 2, chloroplastic isoform X4, whose product MWELSRSFLGEIESTATLGYVVRSLPTPNSHTPISTFHRIISSKMTLSPISQSSSATSYAAAISGPRHCSHFHTSISTATSFNLRLCGLRREAFAFTSLRHRSNHNHPIRRTHFNAISAALSDNDTSLKSFDYDLLIIGAGVGGHGAALHAVEKGLKTAIVEGDVVGGTCVNRGCVPSKALLAVSGRMRELRNDHHLKSLGLQGPQKVKVGSSNNVVTAKDIIIATGSVPFVPKGIEVDGKTVITSDHALKLETVPDWIAIVGSGYIGLEFSDVYTALGSEVTFVEALDQLMPGFDPEISKLAQRVLINPRNIDYHTGVFASKITPARDGKPVMIELIDAKTKEQKDTLEVDAALIATGRAPFTQGLGLENIDVATQRGFVPVDECMRVIDANGNLVPHLYCIGDANGKMMLAHAASAQGISVVEQVTGRDHVLNHLSIPAACFTHPEISMVGLTEPQAREKGEKEGFDVSVAKTSFKANTKALAENEGEGLAKLIYRPDNGEILGVHIFGLHAADLIHEASNAIALGTRIQDIKFAVHAHPTLSEVLDELFKSAKVKA is encoded by the exons ATGTGGGAGTTGTCCCGCAGCTTTTTGGGGGAAATAGAAAGTACGGCCACACTTGGATATGTTGTCCGCTCTCTCCCAACTCCAAACTCCCATACTCCTATTTCCACATTTCACCGTATAATTTCCTCCAAAATGACGCTATCACCGATTTCGCAATCTTCCTCCGCCACCTCCTACGCCGCCGCCATTTCGGGACCGCGCCACTGTTCCCACTTTCACACCAGCATTTCAACTGCCACGTCTTTCAATCTCCGATTATGTGGTCTAAGGCGCGAAGCCTTCGCTTTCACTTCCCTCCGCCATCGCTCAAACCATAACCATCCCATACGTCGGACACACTTCAATGCAATATCCGCCGCGCTTTCAGACAACGACACCTCTCTCAAATCATTCGATTACGATCTGCTCATTATCGGAGCTGGCGTCGGTGGTCACGGTGCCGCTCTTCACGCTGTTGAGAAG GGTTTGAAAACAGCAATTGTTGAGGGAGATGTGGTGGGAGGGACATGCGTGAACAGAGGTTGTGTTCCTTCTAAAGCTCTTTTGGCTGTAAGTGGTCGTATGCGAGAGCTGAGGAATGATCATCACTTGAAATCGCTTGGCTTACAG GGTCCTCAAAAGGTGAAAGTTGGCTCTTCTAACAATGTAGTAACTGCCAAAGACATCATCATTGCCACTGGTTCTGTTCCTTTTGTTCCTAAGGGAATTGAAGTCGATG GGAAGACTGTGATCACTAGTGACCATGCACTCAAATTGGAGACAGTGCCTGATTGGATAGCAATTGTTGGAAGTGGTTATATTGGCCTTGAATTCAGTGATGTATATACAGCTCTTGGAAGTGAG GTTACCTTTGTTGAAGCTTTAGATCAGCTTATGCCTGGATTTGATCCTGAAATTAGCAAGTTGGCTCAGAGGGTTCTTATAAATCCCAGGAATATTGACTATCATACAGGCGTTTTTGCATCCAAG ATCACTCCTGCAAGAGATGGAAAACCTGTAATGATTGAGCTCATTGATGCAAAGACCAAGGAACAAAAGGACACTTTAGAG GTGGATGCTGCATTAATAGCAACCGGAAGGGCTCCATTCACACAAGGTCTTGGATTGGAGAAT ATTGATGTTGCAACACAGCGTGGTTTTGTTCCCGTGGATGAGTGCATGAGAGTAATTGATGCAAATGGAAACCTG GTCCCTCATTTATACTGTATTGGCGATGCAAATGGCAAGATGATGCTTGCTCATGCTGCCAGTGCACAAGGAATTTCAG TGGTTGAACAGGTCACTGGAAGAGATCATGTGCTCAATCATTTAAGCATACCGGCTGCTTGTTTCACTCATCCTGAAATCAGCATGGTTGGATTGACAGAG CCTCAAGCAAGGGAGAAGGGTGAAAAGGAAGGGTTTGATGTAAGTGTGGCCAAAACAAGTTTTAAAGCTAACACAAAAGCCTTAGCAGAAAACGAAGGAGAGGGTCTTGCCAAG TTAATATACAGACCTGACAACGGAGAGATACTAGGAGTTCATATTTTTGGGTTGCATGCTGCAGATCTCATCCACGAGGCTTCCAATGCCATAGCGTTAGGGACACGTATTCAG GATATTAAATTTGCAGTTCATGCTCATCCAACTTTATCGGAGGTGCTTGATGAGCTATTTAAATCAGCAAAG GTTAAAGCATAA
- the LOC127073884 gene encoding dihydrolipoyl dehydrogenase 2, chloroplastic isoform X3: MWELSRSFLGEIESTATLGYVVRSLPTPNSHTPISTFHRIISSKMTLSPISQSSSATSYAAAISGPRHCSHFHTSISTATSFNLRLCGLRREAFAFTSLRHRSNHNHPIRRTHFNAISAALSDNDTSLKSFDYDLLIIGAGVGGHGAALHAVEKGLKTAIVEGDVVGGTCVNRGCVPSKALLAVSGRMRELRNDHHLKSLGLQGPQKVKVGSSNNVVTAKDIIIATGSVPFVPKGIEVDGKTVITSDHALKLETVPDWIAIVGSGYIGLEFSDVYTALGSEVTFVEALDQLMPGFDPEISKLAQRVLINPRNIDYHTGVFASKITPARDGKPVMIELIDAKTKEQKDTLEVDAALIATGRAPFTQGLGLENIDVATQRGFVPVDECMRVIDANGNLVPHLYCIGDANGKMMLAHAASAQGISVVEQVTGRDHVLNHLSIPAACFTHPEISMVGLTEPQAREKGEKEGFDVSVAKTSFKANTKALAENEGEGLAKLIYRPDNGEILGVHIFGLHAADLIHEASNAIALGTRIQDIKFAVHAHPTLSEVLDELFKSAKNQDD; this comes from the exons ATGTGGGAGTTGTCCCGCAGCTTTTTGGGGGAAATAGAAAGTACGGCCACACTTGGATATGTTGTCCGCTCTCTCCCAACTCCAAACTCCCATACTCCTATTTCCACATTTCACCGTATAATTTCCTCCAAAATGACGCTATCACCGATTTCGCAATCTTCCTCCGCCACCTCCTACGCCGCCGCCATTTCGGGACCGCGCCACTGTTCCCACTTTCACACCAGCATTTCAACTGCCACGTCTTTCAATCTCCGATTATGTGGTCTAAGGCGCGAAGCCTTCGCTTTCACTTCCCTCCGCCATCGCTCAAACCATAACCATCCCATACGTCGGACACACTTCAATGCAATATCCGCCGCGCTTTCAGACAACGACACCTCTCTCAAATCATTCGATTACGATCTGCTCATTATCGGAGCTGGCGTCGGTGGTCACGGTGCCGCTCTTCACGCTGTTGAGAAG GGTTTGAAAACAGCAATTGTTGAGGGAGATGTGGTGGGAGGGACATGCGTGAACAGAGGTTGTGTTCCTTCTAAAGCTCTTTTGGCTGTAAGTGGTCGTATGCGAGAGCTGAGGAATGATCATCACTTGAAATCGCTTGGCTTACAG GGTCCTCAAAAGGTGAAAGTTGGCTCTTCTAACAATGTAGTAACTGCCAAAGACATCATCATTGCCACTGGTTCTGTTCCTTTTGTTCCTAAGGGAATTGAAGTCGATG GGAAGACTGTGATCACTAGTGACCATGCACTCAAATTGGAGACAGTGCCTGATTGGATAGCAATTGTTGGAAGTGGTTATATTGGCCTTGAATTCAGTGATGTATATACAGCTCTTGGAAGTGAG GTTACCTTTGTTGAAGCTTTAGATCAGCTTATGCCTGGATTTGATCCTGAAATTAGCAAGTTGGCTCAGAGGGTTCTTATAAATCCCAGGAATATTGACTATCATACAGGCGTTTTTGCATCCAAG ATCACTCCTGCAAGAGATGGAAAACCTGTAATGATTGAGCTCATTGATGCAAAGACCAAGGAACAAAAGGACACTTTAGAG GTGGATGCTGCATTAATAGCAACCGGAAGGGCTCCATTCACACAAGGTCTTGGATTGGAGAAT ATTGATGTTGCAACACAGCGTGGTTTTGTTCCCGTGGATGAGTGCATGAGAGTAATTGATGCAAATGGAAACCTG GTCCCTCATTTATACTGTATTGGCGATGCAAATGGCAAGATGATGCTTGCTCATGCTGCCAGTGCACAAGGAATTTCAG TGGTTGAACAGGTCACTGGAAGAGATCATGTGCTCAATCATTTAAGCATACCGGCTGCTTGTTTCACTCATCCTGAAATCAGCATGGTTGGATTGACAGAG CCTCAAGCAAGGGAGAAGGGTGAAAAGGAAGGGTTTGATGTAAGTGTGGCCAAAACAAGTTTTAAAGCTAACACAAAAGCCTTAGCAGAAAACGAAGGAGAGGGTCTTGCCAAG TTAATATACAGACCTGACAACGGAGAGATACTAGGAGTTCATATTTTTGGGTTGCATGCTGCAGATCTCATCCACGAGGCTTCCAATGCCATAGCGTTAGGGACACGTATTCAG GATATTAAATTTGCAGTTCATGCTCATCCAACTTTATCGGAGGTGCTTGATGAGCTATTTAAATCAGCAAAG
- the LOC127073884 gene encoding dihydrolipoyl dehydrogenase 2, chloroplastic isoform X2 has translation MWELSRSFLGEIESTATLGYVVRSLPTPNSHTPISTFHRIISSKMTLSPISQSSSATSYAAAISGPRHCSHFHTSISTATSFNLRLCGLRREAFAFTSLRHRSNHNHPIRRTHFNAISAALSDNDTSLKSFDYDLLIIGAGVGGHGAALHAVEKGLKTAIVEGDVVGGTCVNRGCVPSKALLAVSGRMRELRNDHHLKSLGLQGPQKVKVGSSNNVVTAKDIIIATGSVPFVPKGIEVDGKTVITSDHALKLETVPDWIAIVGSGYIGLEFSDVYTALGSEVTFVEALDQLMPGFDPEISKLAQRVLINPRNIDYHTGVFASKITPARDGKPVMIELIDAKTKEQKDTLEVDAALIATGRAPFTQGLGLENIDVATQRGFVPVDECMRVIDANGNLVPHLYCIGDANGKMMLAHAASAQGISVVEQVTGRDHVLNHLSIPAACFTHPEISMVGLTEPQAREKGEKEGFDVSVAKTSFKANTKALAENEGEGLAKLIYRPDNGEILGVHIFGLHAADLIHEASNAIALGTRIQDIKFAVHAHPTLSEVLDELFKSAKFYSDRKEQRLEEKKARKSL, from the exons ATGTGGGAGTTGTCCCGCAGCTTTTTGGGGGAAATAGAAAGTACGGCCACACTTGGATATGTTGTCCGCTCTCTCCCAACTCCAAACTCCCATACTCCTATTTCCACATTTCACCGTATAATTTCCTCCAAAATGACGCTATCACCGATTTCGCAATCTTCCTCCGCCACCTCCTACGCCGCCGCCATTTCGGGACCGCGCCACTGTTCCCACTTTCACACCAGCATTTCAACTGCCACGTCTTTCAATCTCCGATTATGTGGTCTAAGGCGCGAAGCCTTCGCTTTCACTTCCCTCCGCCATCGCTCAAACCATAACCATCCCATACGTCGGACACACTTCAATGCAATATCCGCCGCGCTTTCAGACAACGACACCTCTCTCAAATCATTCGATTACGATCTGCTCATTATCGGAGCTGGCGTCGGTGGTCACGGTGCCGCTCTTCACGCTGTTGAGAAG GGTTTGAAAACAGCAATTGTTGAGGGAGATGTGGTGGGAGGGACATGCGTGAACAGAGGTTGTGTTCCTTCTAAAGCTCTTTTGGCTGTAAGTGGTCGTATGCGAGAGCTGAGGAATGATCATCACTTGAAATCGCTTGGCTTACAG GGTCCTCAAAAGGTGAAAGTTGGCTCTTCTAACAATGTAGTAACTGCCAAAGACATCATCATTGCCACTGGTTCTGTTCCTTTTGTTCCTAAGGGAATTGAAGTCGATG GGAAGACTGTGATCACTAGTGACCATGCACTCAAATTGGAGACAGTGCCTGATTGGATAGCAATTGTTGGAAGTGGTTATATTGGCCTTGAATTCAGTGATGTATATACAGCTCTTGGAAGTGAG GTTACCTTTGTTGAAGCTTTAGATCAGCTTATGCCTGGATTTGATCCTGAAATTAGCAAGTTGGCTCAGAGGGTTCTTATAAATCCCAGGAATATTGACTATCATACAGGCGTTTTTGCATCCAAG ATCACTCCTGCAAGAGATGGAAAACCTGTAATGATTGAGCTCATTGATGCAAAGACCAAGGAACAAAAGGACACTTTAGAG GTGGATGCTGCATTAATAGCAACCGGAAGGGCTCCATTCACACAAGGTCTTGGATTGGAGAAT ATTGATGTTGCAACACAGCGTGGTTTTGTTCCCGTGGATGAGTGCATGAGAGTAATTGATGCAAATGGAAACCTG GTCCCTCATTTATACTGTATTGGCGATGCAAATGGCAAGATGATGCTTGCTCATGCTGCCAGTGCACAAGGAATTTCAG TGGTTGAACAGGTCACTGGAAGAGATCATGTGCTCAATCATTTAAGCATACCGGCTGCTTGTTTCACTCATCCTGAAATCAGCATGGTTGGATTGACAGAG CCTCAAGCAAGGGAGAAGGGTGAAAAGGAAGGGTTTGATGTAAGTGTGGCCAAAACAAGTTTTAAAGCTAACACAAAAGCCTTAGCAGAAAACGAAGGAGAGGGTCTTGCCAAG TTAATATACAGACCTGACAACGGAGAGATACTAGGAGTTCATATTTTTGGGTTGCATGCTGCAGATCTCATCCACGAGGCTTCCAATGCCATAGCGTTAGGGACACGTATTCAG GATATTAAATTTGCAGTTCATGCTCATCCAACTTTATCGGAGGTGCTTGATGAGCTATTTAAATCAGCAAAG TTTTACAGTGACAGAAAGGAGCAAAGACTAGAAGAGAAAAAAGCAAGAAAAAGTTTATAG
- the LOC127073884 gene encoding dihydrolipoyl dehydrogenase 2, chloroplastic isoform X1, with the protein MWELSRSFLGEIESTATLGYVVRSLPTPNSHTPISTFHRIISSKMTLSPISQSSSATSYAAAISGPRHCSHFHTSISTATSFNLRLCGLRREAFAFTSLRHRSNHNHPIRRTHFNAISAALSDNDTSLKSFDYDLLIIGAGVGGHGAALHAVEKGLKTAIVEGDVVGGTCVNRGCVPSKALLAVSGRMRELRNDHHLKSLGLQGPQKVKVGSSNNVVTAKDIIIATGSVPFVPKGIEVDGKTVITSDHALKLETVPDWIAIVGSGYIGLEFSDVYTALGSEVTFVEALDQLMPGFDPEISKLAQRVLINPRNIDYHTGVFASKITPARDGKPVMIELIDAKTKEQKDTLEVDAALIATGRAPFTQGLGLENIDVATQRGFVPVDECMRVIDANGNLVPHLYCIGDANGKMMLAHAASAQGISVVEQVTGRDHVLNHLSIPAACFTHPEISMVGLTEPQAREKGEKEGFDVSVAKTSFKANTKALAENEGEGLAKLIYRPDNGEILGVHIFGLHAADLIHEASNAIALGTRIQDIKFAVHAHPTLSEVLDELFKSAKNYFIRKMVLAVQPLQLLLHSKMI; encoded by the exons ATGTGGGAGTTGTCCCGCAGCTTTTTGGGGGAAATAGAAAGTACGGCCACACTTGGATATGTTGTCCGCTCTCTCCCAACTCCAAACTCCCATACTCCTATTTCCACATTTCACCGTATAATTTCCTCCAAAATGACGCTATCACCGATTTCGCAATCTTCCTCCGCCACCTCCTACGCCGCCGCCATTTCGGGACCGCGCCACTGTTCCCACTTTCACACCAGCATTTCAACTGCCACGTCTTTCAATCTCCGATTATGTGGTCTAAGGCGCGAAGCCTTCGCTTTCACTTCCCTCCGCCATCGCTCAAACCATAACCATCCCATACGTCGGACACACTTCAATGCAATATCCGCCGCGCTTTCAGACAACGACACCTCTCTCAAATCATTCGATTACGATCTGCTCATTATCGGAGCTGGCGTCGGTGGTCACGGTGCCGCTCTTCACGCTGTTGAGAAG GGTTTGAAAACAGCAATTGTTGAGGGAGATGTGGTGGGAGGGACATGCGTGAACAGAGGTTGTGTTCCTTCTAAAGCTCTTTTGGCTGTAAGTGGTCGTATGCGAGAGCTGAGGAATGATCATCACTTGAAATCGCTTGGCTTACAG GGTCCTCAAAAGGTGAAAGTTGGCTCTTCTAACAATGTAGTAACTGCCAAAGACATCATCATTGCCACTGGTTCTGTTCCTTTTGTTCCTAAGGGAATTGAAGTCGATG GGAAGACTGTGATCACTAGTGACCATGCACTCAAATTGGAGACAGTGCCTGATTGGATAGCAATTGTTGGAAGTGGTTATATTGGCCTTGAATTCAGTGATGTATATACAGCTCTTGGAAGTGAG GTTACCTTTGTTGAAGCTTTAGATCAGCTTATGCCTGGATTTGATCCTGAAATTAGCAAGTTGGCTCAGAGGGTTCTTATAAATCCCAGGAATATTGACTATCATACAGGCGTTTTTGCATCCAAG ATCACTCCTGCAAGAGATGGAAAACCTGTAATGATTGAGCTCATTGATGCAAAGACCAAGGAACAAAAGGACACTTTAGAG GTGGATGCTGCATTAATAGCAACCGGAAGGGCTCCATTCACACAAGGTCTTGGATTGGAGAAT ATTGATGTTGCAACACAGCGTGGTTTTGTTCCCGTGGATGAGTGCATGAGAGTAATTGATGCAAATGGAAACCTG GTCCCTCATTTATACTGTATTGGCGATGCAAATGGCAAGATGATGCTTGCTCATGCTGCCAGTGCACAAGGAATTTCAG TGGTTGAACAGGTCACTGGAAGAGATCATGTGCTCAATCATTTAAGCATACCGGCTGCTTGTTTCACTCATCCTGAAATCAGCATGGTTGGATTGACAGAG CCTCAAGCAAGGGAGAAGGGTGAAAAGGAAGGGTTTGATGTAAGTGTGGCCAAAACAAGTTTTAAAGCTAACACAAAAGCCTTAGCAGAAAACGAAGGAGAGGGTCTTGCCAAG TTAATATACAGACCTGACAACGGAGAGATACTAGGAGTTCATATTTTTGGGTTGCATGCTGCAGATCTCATCCACGAGGCTTCCAATGCCATAGCGTTAGGGACACGTATTCAG GATATTAAATTTGCAGTTCATGCTCATCCAACTTTATCGGAGGTGCTTGATGAGCTATTTAAATCAGCAAAG